A region from the Rhodamnia argentea isolate NSW1041297 chromosome 7, ASM2092103v1, whole genome shotgun sequence genome encodes:
- the LOC115734918 gene encoding 22.7 kDa class IV heat shock protein-like: protein MASIAARTRSKDHTVEEFKPSSEWVEDSNCHYLLVDLPDFKKDDIKIQTDSTDHITVSGERLVKDNKYIFFEETFKVPENLDILNTSGRIEDGILTVTVPKRATTVVEKEETVHHEQDSNKESHDEAHKPPESEARGRKPSGECRYSNEIIEKWGEERSIFSSAMKMLNRNRGVLITAALAFSLGVWVSCKLNLGGHEKALE from the exons ATGGCGAGTATTGCAGCCAGAACGCGCTCCAAAGACCATACGGTTGAAGAGTTCAAACCTTCTTCCGAGTGGGTCGAGGACTCGAATTGCCATTACCTCCTTGTTGATCTTCCTG ATTTCAAGAAAGATGACATCAAGATTCAGACCGATAGCACCGATCACATAACGGTCAGCGGGGAAAGACTGGTGAAAGACAACAAATACATTTTCTTCGAAGAAACCTTCAAAGTTCCGGAGAACTTGGACATCCTTAACACGAGCGGAAGAATTGAAGATGGAATTCTCACCGTGACGGTGCCTAAGCGAGCTACAACCGTGGTGGAGAAGGAAGAGACCGTGCACCATGAGCAAGACTCGAACAAAGAAAGCCATGACGAAGCCCACAAGCCACCCGAGAGCGAAGCAAGAGGGAGAAAACCTAGTGGAGAATGTCGCTACAGCAATGAGATCATCGAGAAATGGGGAGAAGAGAGGAGCATCTTCAGCAGCGCAATGAAGATGCTTAACAGGAACCGGGGAGTTCTCATTACGGCTGCTTTAGCATTCTCTCTCGGGGTCTGGGTATCGTGTAAACTCAATCTGGGTGGCCATGAGAAAGCACTTGAATGA